The proteins below are encoded in one region of Vanessa tameamea isolate UH-Manoa-2023 chromosome Z, ilVanTame1 primary haplotype, whole genome shotgun sequence:
- the LOC113404069 gene encoding uncharacterized protein LOC113404069, translated as MIDAEEYNETAVQPVDHQYAKATVVDNNPTMDCQNDEEEQELVGPFTGTPYDEDYEDDEEEEEPVEWTSPPPSPVPPLAFGIHGDFDDETYEEGNVTDLVYGLDNVAIDQTDAQTNNEVHYLGLYKFVYFLSKAEQESSDNNMQEAVATDQDTQ; from the exons ATGATTGACGCGGAGGAATATAATGAAACTGCAGTGCAGCCGGTGGATCACCAATACGCCAAGGCGACTGTAGTAGATAATAATCCTACTATGGATTGCCAAAATGACGAAGAAGAACAGg aGCTCGTGGGGCCATTTACTGGAACTCCATACGATGAAGATTACGAAGACGATGAAGAAGAGGAGGAACCAGTGGagt GGACTTCTCCGCCGCCCTCTCCAGTGCCACCGCTCGCGTTCGGGATACATGGAGATTTTGATGACGAGACTTATGAAGAAGGAAACGTCACCGATCTCGTTTATGGCCTAGACAACGTA GCCATCGATCAAACAGATGCACAAACAAACAATGAAGTGCATTATCTGGGCTTGTATAAATTTGTCTACTTTCTGTCAAAG GCGGAACAGGAATCATCTGACAATAATATGCAAGAGGCAGTAGCTACCGACCAAGATACACAGTAA